The Lactuca sativa cultivar Salinas chromosome 2, Lsat_Salinas_v11, whole genome shotgun sequence genome includes a window with the following:
- the LOC111899842 gene encoding uncharacterized protein LOC111899842: MAPKAKPKPTAAPAVSIEDLFTTLNRHIQRSEYEQAVKVADQVLSVAPDDEDAIQCKIVSLIKADNIDDALSTIVALSKKFPFNFGFFKAYCLYRQNKLDDALEALKSLEKDSATMLLESQILFRQGNMDASVDVYQKLQKSKIESLEINLVAGLVSAGRASEVQGIMDSMRVKATSSFELAYNTACALIEKNKYSDAEQLLLSSRRIGQETLMDENLPDDEIEIELAPIAVQLAYVQQLLGNKQEALASYTDLIKRNLPDEPSNAVAINNLIALKGSKDVSDGLKKLDRLIQKNSGDQSFHLVPGLELKLSPKQKEAIYINRMLLLLHSNKIDQAHELADALPQMFPTSVTPVLLQASVFVKENKAGKAEELLWKYAEKFPDKSKIVLLARAQIAAAAGHPQIASESLLKIPDIQHMPATVATLVSLKERSGDIEGASAVLDSAITYWSNAMTEESQLSVIMQEAAAFKVKHGKKEEALKLFEKLVKSHNSIEALVGLIETAAYTDVEKAETYEKKLKPLPGLTSVDVNALEKTSGAKYVENGPHLGNNNVEVHESKSKEKVKRKRKRKPRYPKGFDPANPGPPPDPERWLPKRERSSYRPKRKDKRAAQIRGSQGAVAKEAVNAGNTKSSQPSNAKGSSSNAAQPKPSSKSSRKKSRN, encoded by the exons ATGGCTCCGAAGGCGAAGCCCAAACCGACGGCCGCGCCGGCGGTCTCCATTGAAGATCTTTTCACAACTCTTAATCGACATATACAAAGGTCAGAGTACGAGCAGGCTGTCAAGGTTGCAGATCAAG TTTTATCTGTTGCTCCTGATGACGAAGATGCAATTCAGTGTAAGATTGTGTCTTTGATTAAGGCTGATAACATCGATGATGCTCTTTCTACTATTGTCGCCTTGTCGAAGAAGTTCCCTTTTAATTTCGGTTTCTTCAAG GCATACTGTCTATACAGACAAAATAAGTTAGATGATGCTTTGGAAGCCTTGAAGAGCCTAGAAAAAGACTCTGCAACAATGTTGTTAGAATCACAGATTCTATTCCGGCAAGGAAACATGGATGCTTCTGTGGATGTGTATCAAAAGCTCCAGAAATCAAAGATAGAGTCTCTGGAGATAAATCTTGTTGCTGGTTTAGTTTCAGCTGGTAGGGCAAGTGAAGTTCAAGGAATCATGGATTCCATGCGAGTTAAAGCAACCAGCAGCTTTGAGTTGGCATACAATACTGCATGTGCATTGATTGAGAAAAACAAATACTCAGATGCTGAACAACTCCTACTTTCCTCTCGAAG AATTGGTCAGGAGACATTGATGGATGAAAATTTACCCGATGATGAGATTGAGATCGAGTTAGCACCCATAGCTGTACAGTTGGCCTATGTACAGCAGCTTTTGGGAAACAAACAAGAAGCCCTTGCATCTTACACAGACCTTATCAAACGGAATCTTCCAGACGAACCATCAAATGCAGTAGCAATTAACAATCTAATAGCATTAAAGGGTTCTAAAGATGTATCTGATGGATTAAAGAAGCTTGATCGTTTAATACAAAAAAACAGTGGAGATCAAAGCTTCCACCTTGTCCCTGGACTAGAATTAAAGCTCTCACCTAAACAGAAGGAAGCCATCTACATTAATCGAATGCTTTTGCTTCTTCATTCTAACAAGATTGACCAG GCCCATGAGCTTGCGGATGCCTTACCACAAATGTTTCCCACCAGTGTGACACCTGTACTGCTTCAAGCTTCTGTCTTTGTGAAAGAAAACAAGGCTGGAAAAGCTGAAGAATTGTTATGGAAGTACGCAGAGAAGTTTCCAGACAAATCAAAGATCGTTCTACTGGCTAGGGCACAGATTGCAGCAGCTGCAGGGCATCCTCAAATTGCATCAGAATCTTTACTAAAGATCCCTGATATTCAACACATGCCAGCCACTGTTGCAACTCTTGTATCCCTAAAAGAACGTTCAGGAGACATTGAAGGTGCTAGTGCTGTTCTTGATTCTGCTATTACATATTGGTCAAACGCAATGACTGAAGAGAGTCAACTGAGTGTTATCATGCAAGAGGCAGCAGCTTTTAAGGTCAAACATGGGAAAAAAGAGGAAGCTTTGAAACTGTTTGAGAAGCTTGTGAAAAGTCATAACAGTATTGAGGCGTTAGTAGGTTTGATAGAAACTGCTGCTTATACAGATGTTGAAAAGGCAGAAACTTATGAGAAGAAACTGAAACCACTTCCTGGTTTGACATCTGTGGATGTGAATGCATTGGAGAAAACTTCTGGTGCTAAGTATGTTGAAAACGGGCCCCACTTGGGGAATAATAATGTTGAAGTTCATGAAAGTAAAAGTAAGGAAAAAGTGAAGAGAAAAAGGAAGAGAAAGCCGAGGTACCCGAAAGGGTTTGACCCTGCTAACCCGGGCCCACCACCTGATCCAGAAAGATGGTTGCCTAAAAGGGAAAGATCTAGCTACAGACCAAAGAGGAAAGATAAAAGAGCTGCTCAAATTAGAGGCTCTCAGGGTGCAGTGGCTAAAGAAGCTGTGAATGCTGGAAACACAAAGTCAAGTCAACCATCAAATGCAAAAGGATCTTCAAGCAATGCAGCTCAACCCAAGCCTTCTTCAAAGTCCTCCAGGAAGAAATCCAGAAATTGA